The Bifidobacterium eulemuris genome includes a window with the following:
- a CDS encoding helix-turn-helix domain-containing protein, with product MSTTTTANDKTLQAYRESVGLTTDDLAQLVGMTPAEVTRLEQQSTESESTRTLMGALAEIRADMLDDLHLAMSFEREQRGEGNRPDPNIVWTLPRYQSEQEFAVADEPTAIEHWKTFNMAQLFIGLYLEGLGYTVRYQS from the coding sequence ATGAGCACGACAACTACTGCAAACGATAAAACACTGCAAGCCTACCGAGAATCCGTAGGACTCACCACCGACGATCTCGCCCAACTCGTCGGCATGACGCCAGCGGAGGTCACTCGACTGGAGCAGCAGTCAACGGAATCGGAATCAACGCGGACGCTGATGGGCGCGCTGGCGGAAATCCGTGCCGACATGTTGGATGACCTGCACTTGGCCATGTCATTCGAACGCGAGCAGCGCGGCGAAGGCAACCGTCCCGACCCCAACATCGTATGGACGTTGCCCCGGTATCAAAGCGAGCAAGAATTTGCCGTCGCCGATGAACCGACCGCAATCGAACACTGGAAGACCTTCAACATGGCGCAACTGTTCATCGGCTTGTACCTTGAAGGTCTGGGGTACACTGTCCGCTACCAAAGCTGA
- a CDS encoding tyrosine-type recombinase/integrase — MEFPTHRQPPEEWVDWLDGWVKDLRAQGATERTIENWWYLVSHFGISSGVAPGDASSKDLIVWLSRGVTAAAMRSDWSAAASFFRWAQKTQLRTDDPMASVPMAKREKRIQRPAPDEAVRKGLQSSNPRVRLIVSLFVDAGLRRSEVCLTHTRDVVDDLLGKSLIVHGKGNKDRIVPLSSDLTRQIENIPPGWFFPGEAGGHICPDTVYRLTVSATGCTPHAFRRKFATDMWKATRDVVQIKELLGHESLTTTQQYIFSTADDLRDAVTQLHEFRQRQAIQYSFAQF; from the coding sequence ATGGAATTTCCCACGCACCGCCAGCCACCGGAAGAATGGGTGGACTGGCTCGATGGATGGGTCAAGGATCTCCGCGCGCAGGGGGCAACGGAGAGAACGATCGAGAATTGGTGGTATCTCGTCAGTCATTTCGGAATCAGCAGCGGTGTCGCACCAGGTGATGCATCCAGCAAGGATCTCATTGTATGGCTTTCTCGCGGCGTGACCGCAGCAGCCATGCGTTCGGACTGGAGTGCGGCAGCGTCGTTCTTTCGCTGGGCACAAAAGACACAGCTCCGAACCGACGACCCGATGGCATCAGTGCCTATGGCCAAGCGCGAAAAACGCATCCAACGCCCGGCACCGGACGAAGCCGTGAGAAAAGGCCTCCAATCCTCCAACCCTCGCGTGCGATTGATTGTCTCCCTTTTCGTGGACGCGGGACTCCGCCGATCTGAAGTCTGCCTGACCCACACACGGGATGTCGTCGATGACCTGCTCGGCAAGAGTCTTATTGTGCATGGCAAAGGTAACAAAGATCGCATTGTGCCGCTCAGCAGCGATCTCACGCGACAGATCGAAAACATTCCTCCAGGCTGGTTTTTCCCAGGTGAAGCAGGTGGGCACATTTGCCCCGACACTGTGTATCGCCTGACGGTCTCCGCGACCGGATGCACGCCTCATGCGTTCCGTCGTAAATTCGCAACCGATATGTGGAAAGCAACACGGGACGTTGTGCAAATCAAAGAGCTACTAGGTCACGAGTCTTTAACCACCACGCAGCAATACATCTTCAGCACCGCTGACGACTTGAGAGACGCGGTAACGCAGCTGCATGAGTTTCGGCAAAGACAAGCCATACAGTACTCGTTTGCGCAGTTCTAG
- a CDS encoding HTH domain-containing protein, translating to MARVPFSREERAYLITLPAVVDVSEYRIQYSTRFRNEFLRRYRNGESAVRLFREAGLDPKIIGRKRIERCTNRWMALPIEELGDDDQNDDGQGSGVSLAPRESDESNLALTRSLTLMQSRRITELEIRIASLERKLARLAGDELDDDSDAESAPASEESSTPVSVAATRAGRIRQFSHSMGRR from the coding sequence ATGGCGCGTGTGCCTTTCTCTCGCGAGGAGCGTGCGTATCTGATCACGTTGCCTGCGGTGGTGGACGTCAGCGAATATCGGATCCAATATTCGACGCGGTTTCGCAACGAATTCCTACGCCGATACCGCAACGGCGAATCGGCGGTGCGCTTGTTTCGCGAAGCCGGGCTGGATCCGAAGATCATCGGCCGCAAACGCATCGAACGATGCACAAACCGGTGGATGGCGCTTCCCATCGAAGAACTGGGCGACGACGATCAGAACGACGACGGCCAGGGCTCGGGGGTGTCTTTGGCGCCCCGCGAAAGTGACGAGTCGAACCTCGCGCTCACGCGGTCCCTCACATTGATGCAGTCGCGCCGCATCACCGAACTCGAAATCCGCATAGCCTCTTTGGAACGCAAACTCGCCCGCTTGGCCGGCGACGAACTCGACGACGATTCCGACGCGGAGTCGGCCCCCGCCTCCGAAGAATCCAGCACCCCGGTCTCCGTCGCCGCCACCCGTGCCGGGCGCATCCGCCAGTTCTCCCACAGCATGGGCCGCCGCTAA
- a CDS encoding SpaA isopeptide-forming pilin-related protein — MKANALKRVAGALSAAAVLVAGMALGTGTANAAAAVPQDGVPYIHMSGLTEANSDSSTWSLYKIGDYVSVDAKYADVTTVANDDVKTLLREAIEAGDPTGYKSDIYDKASATQQTYYDNPVAYISQHMGDPGYAEKLRKIADALADTTVGTGLLKNTGIGATAKYQPTAGNIADGDVYLTPKQGGSTAYALGDFSQGVYVITSNKTMKDENQKDVNAVSTMIVPSTYCSDASSTVKVLQGQQLGEVALKSSDGNTPDKKPDPVEPDKDPFESTKKGEVVWSDANGTLVKFTLSSSIPSNWSANDANHNMKIYDAPRAGVTVLKTIAGVKDIVDNNFSSSLTFDTGNNDIKKDATTLATAEDLTLKVGNTTLSTTGATGYSYSLTYENTVVGTDDDNKFVGQAKGTGGEVVSGILEGDKYFVANVDQVMKIPGVTASADVVMTYYAFIESTQSGAVNDYLFKFDGTEAGKDEEQRNTTVDYTLYNVGPKNNYIGVKDATYRIYKVTVTPTNRAATLTYAKGNLAGEVTSAADGSVKFPNLTSGYYIVEETKVATGYLQSFAPTYTIQVTGKTGTGVSAQYGKLAVAAVAKADAEQMGNEFYKDLGGLLDLNNQSQTPNGRDYVHNVTSLTQLPMTGGAGIALSVVVALVLGGFGLASYRRSRKAASVVA, encoded by the coding sequence ATGAAAGCGAATGCTTTGAAGCGTGTGGCGGGCGCGTTGTCCGCCGCCGCTGTGCTGGTCGCCGGTATGGCGCTCGGCACGGGTACCGCCAATGCGGCCGCGGCCGTGCCGCAGGACGGTGTCCCGTATATCCATATGTCGGGTCTGACCGAGGCGAACTCGGACAGCTCGACGTGGAGTCTGTACAAGATCGGCGATTACGTGTCGGTGGACGCGAAATACGCCGACGTCACGACGGTCGCCAATGATGACGTCAAGACCTTGCTGCGCGAGGCCATCGAGGCGGGCGATCCGACCGGTTACAAGTCCGACATCTACGACAAAGCCTCTGCGACGCAGCAGACGTACTATGACAATCCGGTGGCGTACATCTCCCAGCATATGGGCGACCCCGGCTATGCCGAGAAGCTGCGTAAGATCGCCGACGCGCTGGCCGATACCACCGTCGGCACCGGCCTGCTGAAGAACACTGGCATCGGTGCCACCGCGAAGTACCAGCCGACGGCAGGGAATATCGCTGACGGCGATGTGTATCTGACCCCGAAGCAAGGTGGCTCGACGGCTTACGCCTTGGGTGATTTCAGCCAGGGCGTGTATGTGATCACCAGCAACAAGACCATGAAGGACGAAAACCAAAAAGACGTGAACGCGGTGTCCACGATGATCGTTCCGTCCACCTACTGCTCGGATGCAAGCAGCACGGTCAAGGTGTTGCAGGGCCAGCAGTTGGGCGAGGTCGCGTTGAAGTCGTCCGACGGCAACACCCCGGACAAGAAGCCCGATCCCGTCGAGCCGGACAAGGATCCCTTCGAGTCGACCAAGAAGGGCGAGGTCGTGTGGAGCGACGCGAACGGCACGCTGGTGAAGTTCACGCTGTCGTCCTCGATCCCGTCGAACTGGAGCGCCAACGACGCGAACCACAACATGAAGATCTACGACGCCCCGCGCGCCGGCGTGACGGTCCTCAAGACCATCGCGGGCGTGAAGGACATCGTCGACAACAATTTCTCGTCCTCCCTGACATTCGACACTGGCAACAACGACATCAAGAAGGACGCCACCACGCTGGCCACGGCCGAGGACCTGACCCTCAAGGTCGGCAACACCACCCTGTCGACGACCGGCGCCACGGGCTACTCCTACTCACTGACGTACGAGAACACCGTCGTCGGTACCGACGACGATAACAAGTTCGTGGGCCAGGCCAAGGGCACCGGTGGTGAGGTCGTCAGCGGCATCCTCGAGGGCGACAAGTACTTCGTCGCGAACGTCGACCAGGTCATGAAGATCCCCGGCGTGACGGCCTCGGCCGATGTCGTGATGACGTACTACGCGTTCATCGAGTCCACCCAGTCCGGCGCGGTGAACGACTACCTGTTCAAGTTCGACGGAACCGAAGCCGGCAAGGATGAGGAACAGCGGAACACGACCGTCGACTACACGCTGTACAACGTCGGCCCGAAGAACAACTACATCGGCGTCAAGGACGCGACCTACCGCATCTACAAGGTCACGGTCACGCCCACCAACCGTGCCGCCACCCTCACCTACGCCAAGGGCAATCTGGCCGGCGAGGTGACGTCCGCCGCCGATGGTTCGGTGAAGTTCCCGAACCTGACCTCGGGCTACTACATCGTCGAGGAGACCAAGGTCGCCACCGGCTACCTGCAGTCGTTCGCCCCGACCTACACCATCCAGGTCACCGGCAAGACCGGCACCGGCGTGAGCGCCCAGTATGGCAAGCTGGCCGTCGCGGCCGTGGCGAAGGCCGATGCCGAGCAGATGGGCAATGAATTCTACAAGGATCTGGGTGGGTTGCTCGACCTGAACAACCAGTCCCAGACCCCCAATGGTCGGGATTACGTGCACAACGTCACGAGCCTGACCCAGCTGCCGATGACCGGTGGCGCGGGTATCGCTTTGAGCGTGGTCGTGGCTTTGGTGCTGGGTGGTTTCGGTCTGGCGTCCTATCGTCGTTCCCGTAAGGCCGCTTCGGTCGTCGCCTGA
- a CDS encoding class C sortase — MLFFGRKDRGSTHRSVEGGAPGVDAMPDESPVTETVAPVRSADSVPSVVPVEPVAPAEAEEREAELSDFDESVEDSAESVGTDGSDESDRPLVNLAVVLGKKAAEARAAELAARRAAAEADGIAGGDSAAAVDAAEAVDSGSVGVGSIEDAAAAGNPVNPAKPVKPLSPRARRRLPVVAAVLPHAPLVWSWSDWLAVCGEDRRRAGRAQKRSAAWLVIALILISASLFIGLRPFALQAYNTLDSAYVARAFDEEVAQWPSEEQKAALEAAEAYNAELAASPQTELGEGADPFGDDPDVSRSQSDERYQSLLSLNGSGAMATIEIPSISVYLTIAHGTSDEVLTSRAGHLYGTSLPVGGENTNSVIAAHRGLPDKLMFTRVDELRSGDVMYIHVLGETLGYKVFDVQITDPDDTTYLRVEEGRDLLTLFTCTPYGVNTQRLIIRAERAVIPDMIPDSSDAPGDPVLVGLLVFFMLVVPALVVLRVWRWFRERHLRPYPHPHHASELWFGTRRPSVKGRMAGRGNP; from the coding sequence ATGCTGTTCTTCGGTCGCAAAGACCGCGGCTCCACGCACCGTTCCGTTGAGGGCGGTGCGCCGGGCGTAGATGCCATGCCGGATGAGTCCCCCGTCACGGAGACCGTTGCTCCGGTTCGTTCCGCTGATTCCGTGCCGTCCGTCGTGCCTGTGGAGCCCGTCGCCCCCGCTGAGGCTGAGGAGCGGGAGGCGGAGCTTTCAGATTTTGATGAGTCGGTCGAGGATTCCGCCGAATCCGTTGGGACCGATGGGTCTGATGAGTCTGATAGGCCGTTGGTGAATTTGGCGGTGGTATTGGGCAAGAAGGCCGCCGAGGCGCGGGCTGCGGAGTTGGCCGCGAGGCGGGCCGCCGCCGAGGCCGATGGCATCGCCGGAGGGGACTCCGCTGCCGCTGTCGATGCCGCTGAAGCCGTCGATTCCGGTTCCGTCGGTGTCGGTTCCATTGAGGACGCCGCTGCCGCCGGGAATCCCGTCAACCCCGCGAAGCCCGTCAAGCCTCTCTCGCCGCGTGCCCGTCGTCGTTTGCCCGTCGTGGCCGCCGTGTTGCCGCATGCTCCGTTGGTGTGGTCGTGGTCCGATTGGTTGGCCGTGTGTGGGGAGGACCGTCGCCGCGCCGGCCGCGCGCAAAAACGCAGCGCCGCGTGGCTTGTGATCGCTCTGATTCTGATTTCCGCTTCCCTGTTCATCGGCCTGCGCCCCTTTGCCCTTCAGGCCTATAACACTTTGGATTCGGCGTATGTCGCCCGCGCGTTCGACGAGGAGGTGGCCCAGTGGCCTTCCGAGGAGCAGAAGGCCGCGTTGGAGGCCGCGGAGGCGTATAACGCCGAGTTGGCCGCGTCCCCGCAGACCGAGTTGGGCGAGGGCGCGGATCCGTTCGGTGACGATCCGGACGTGAGCCGCTCCCAGAGCGACGAACGCTACCAGAGCCTGCTGTCCCTCAATGGTTCGGGCGCGATGGCGACGATCGAGATTCCGAGCATCTCCGTGTACCTGACGATCGCGCACGGCACGTCGGACGAGGTGCTTACCAGCCGGGCCGGCCACTTGTACGGCACGAGTCTGCCCGTGGGCGGCGAGAATACGAATTCGGTGATCGCCGCGCATCGTGGTCTGCCGGATAAGCTGATGTTCACGCGTGTGGATGAGTTGCGTTCGGGTGATGTGATGTATATCCACGTGTTGGGTGAGACGTTGGGTTATAAGGTTTTCGACGTGCAGATCACGGATCCCGACGATACGACCTATCTGAGGGTGGAGGAGGGCCGTGACTTGTTGACGCTGTTCACGTGCACGCCGTATGGGGTGAATACGCAGCGTCTGATCATCCGTGCGGAGCGCGCGGTGATTCCGGATATGATTCCGGACTCGTCTGATGCGCCGGGTGATCCGGTATTGGTTGGATTGTTGGTGTTTTTCATGCTGGTGGTGCCCGCGTTGGTTGTTCTGCGTGTGTGGCGATGGTTCCGCGAACGGCATTTGCGCCCGTATCCGCATCCGCATCATGCGTCCGAATTGTGGTTCGGCACCCGTCGCCCCTCCGTTAAGGGGAGGATGGCTGGTCGGGGGAATCCTTGA
- a CDS encoding glycogen/starch/alpha-glucan phosphorylase has translation MTEITAPKSPVSAEQFADEIREQLKYGQGVTVEQATPADVYVAASQAVRRHLMDSWMQTQADMVNGSTKAVGYLSAEFLMGKQLRNALLNAGLTEQFDTAVESLGFNYQDVIDAEHEPGLGNGGLGRLAACFIDSLASLGVPAFGYGIQYKYGIFEQAFDKDGKQIEKPDYWLTNEEPWGHIDYNRSQKVSFGGEVVEEGGKKVWKPAWSVRAVPVDYMVPGYASGRVNTLRLWSAKSYDEFDLLTFNRSEYLDAVRPQVAAENISKILYPEDSTPQGKALRLEQQYFFVAASIHDAIRVFYPGQENPDLTTFPSKICFQLNDTHPVIGIPELMRVLIDEYGYDWDTAWDITTRTFNYTCHTLLPEALEVWPASLIGELLPRHLEIIKKISEQFTAELTSKHVDADTIKEMEIYTGDSVRMAYLATYGGSHVNGVAELHSQLLKDVTLKNFSDVYPDKFTNVTNGVTPRRFIKLANPRLSDLITEGLGTDKWLSDLELLKGLAPLADDEEFVKKFAAVKQANKVDFSNYAKREYGFDIDPNTMINTMVKRLHEYKRQALKILALIARYADIKNGNMSADEVMPRTVVFGAKAAPGYYLAKMTIQLINNVARVVNNDPDVKGKLNVYFPWNYNVRLAQHLIPATDLDEQISQAGKEASGTGNMKFALNGALTVGTLDGANVEIRERVGAENFFLFGMTVDEVDALYASGYSPAAFYEADPRLKQAIDMISGGAFSNGDRNTFAPLVADWLTKDWFMTLADFHAYTEIQADIEALYAQPLEWHRQAILNVANSGYFSSDRSMEDYLERIWETGPLK, from the coding sequence ATGACCGAGATCACCGCACCGAAATCTCCCGTGTCGGCGGAGCAGTTCGCCGATGAGATTCGCGAACAGCTCAAGTATGGTCAGGGCGTCACCGTTGAGCAGGCCACCCCGGCTGATGTCTACGTCGCGGCCTCGCAGGCCGTGCGCCGCCATCTGATGGATTCGTGGATGCAGACCCAGGCCGATATGGTCAACGGCAGCACCAAGGCCGTCGGCTACCTGTCCGCCGAATTCCTGATGGGCAAGCAGCTGCGCAACGCGCTGCTCAACGCGGGCCTCACCGAGCAGTTCGACACCGCCGTCGAATCGCTGGGATTCAATTACCAAGACGTGATCGACGCCGAGCACGAGCCCGGCCTGGGCAACGGCGGCCTCGGCCGTCTCGCCGCCTGCTTCATCGACTCGCTCGCCTCGCTGGGCGTGCCCGCCTTCGGCTACGGCATCCAGTACAAGTACGGCATCTTCGAGCAGGCCTTCGATAAGGACGGCAAGCAGATCGAGAAGCCGGACTACTGGCTGACCAACGAGGAGCCGTGGGGCCACATCGACTACAACCGCTCGCAGAAGGTCTCCTTCGGTGGCGAGGTCGTCGAAGAGGGCGGCAAGAAGGTGTGGAAGCCGGCCTGGTCCGTGCGCGCCGTGCCGGTCGATTACATGGTGCCGGGCTATGCTTCGGGCCGCGTGAACACGCTGCGTCTGTGGAGCGCGAAGTCCTACGATGAGTTCGATCTGCTCACCTTCAACCGCAGCGAGTACCTCGACGCCGTCCGCCCGCAGGTCGCCGCCGAGAACATCTCCAAGATCCTCTACCCGGAGGATTCCACCCCGCAGGGCAAGGCGCTGCGTCTCGAGCAGCAGTACTTCTTCGTGGCCGCGTCCATCCACGACGCGATCCGCGTGTTCTACCCCGGCCAGGAGAACCCCGACCTGACCACCTTCCCGAGCAAGATCTGCTTCCAGCTCAACGACACCCATCCGGTGATCGGCATCCCCGAGCTGATGCGCGTGCTGATCGACGAGTACGGCTACGACTGGGATACCGCCTGGGACATCACCACCCGCACGTTCAACTACACCTGCCACACGCTGCTGCCCGAGGCGCTGGAAGTCTGGCCCGCCAGCCTGATCGGCGAGCTGCTGCCGCGTCATCTCGAGATCATCAAGAAGATCAGCGAGCAGTTCACGGCCGAACTCACCTCCAAGCATGTGGACGCCGACACCATCAAGGAGATGGAGATCTACACCGGCGACTCCGTGCGCATGGCCTACCTCGCCACGTACGGCGGCTCGCACGTCAACGGCGTGGCCGAGCTGCACTCGCAGCTGCTCAAGGACGTCACGCTGAAGAACTTCTCCGACGTCTACCCGGACAAGTTCACCAACGTGACCAACGGCGTGACCCCGCGTCGCTTCATCAAGCTCGCCAACCCGCGCCTGTCCGACCTGATCACCGAGGGCCTCGGCACCGACAAGTGGCTGAGCGACCTTGAGCTGCTCAAGGGACTGGCTCCGCTGGCCGACGACGAAGAGTTCGTCAAGAAGTTCGCCGCCGTCAAGCAGGCCAACAAGGTCGACTTCTCCAACTACGCCAAGCGCGAGTACGGTTTCGACATCGACCCGAACACCATGATCAACACCATGGTCAAGCGTCTGCACGAGTACAAGCGCCAGGCTCTGAAGATCCTCGCCCTGATCGCGCGCTATGCGGACATCAAGAACGGCAACATGTCCGCCGACGAGGTGATGCCGCGCACCGTGGTCTTCGGCGCGAAGGCCGCCCCGGGCTACTATCTGGCCAAGATGACCATCCAGCTCATCAACAACGTGGCGCGCGTGGTCAACAACGATCCGGACGTCAAGGGCAAGCTGAACGTGTACTTCCCGTGGAACTACAACGTGCGCCTCGCCCAGCACCTGATCCCCGCCACCGACCTCGATGAGCAGATCTCGCAGGCCGGCAAGGAGGCCTCGGGCACCGGCAACATGAAGTTCGCCCTCAACGGCGCGCTCACCGTCGGCACGCTCGACGGCGCGAACGTGGAGATCCGCGAACGCGTCGGCGCTGAGAACTTCTTCCTCTTCGGCATGACGGTCGACGAGGTGGACGCCCTCTACGCCTCCGGCTACAGCCCCGCCGCCTTCTACGAGGCCGATCCGCGCCTCAAGCAGGCCATCGACATGATCTCCGGCGGTGCCTTCTCCAACGGCGACCGCAACACCTTCGCGCCGCTGGTTGCCGACTGGCTGACCAAGGACTGGTTCATGACCCTGGCGGACTTCCACGCCTACACCGAGATCCAGGCCGATATCGAAGCCCTGTACGCACAGCCGCTCGAATGGCACCGCCAGGCCATCCTCAACGTCGCCAACTCCGGCTACTTCAGCTCGGATCGCTCGATGGAGGACTACCTGGAGCGAATCTGGGAAACCGGTCCACTCAAGTGA
- a CDS encoding zeta toxin family protein codes for MTETLLGDDRIRAIFHELILPSYPVEPSDSPTLYMVGAQPGAGKTRAIQRICKSHPGVVEVNGDDLRVYHPDYSRILDEAPLRMPELTSQASSAWVRMSLEHLRDRRVSVVVETTFAHPKANMDTLRSFHQAGYHAILVFVAVPAPVSLLGILERYVQQLRDYGIGRWSDPAYHDQVAQQIPDTLECLIASGLLDEVKVVDRSGADVAHKHLNPTDATRNATELRRLAESKLAAGSITEEQRELGKQSLTDIAQYLTTLEHPDHNVVDLTRRAETLFLNVRN; via the coding sequence GTGACCGAGACCTTGTTGGGCGATGACCGAATTCGCGCCATCTTTCACGAGCTCATTCTGCCGTCATACCCAGTTGAGCCTTCGGACTCTCCAACGTTATACATGGTCGGAGCCCAGCCAGGAGCCGGCAAAACCCGCGCCATACAACGGATTTGCAAAAGCCATCCCGGCGTAGTCGAAGTGAATGGGGATGATCTTCGTGTATACCATCCCGACTATTCACGCATACTCGACGAGGCACCGCTGCGCATGCCGGAATTGACCTCACAGGCGTCCAGCGCATGGGTGCGGATGAGCCTTGAGCATTTGCGCGATCGCCGTGTCAGCGTGGTGGTGGAAACGACTTTCGCCCACCCGAAAGCCAATATGGACACTTTGCGCTCATTTCACCAGGCCGGCTACCACGCGATCCTTGTTTTTGTGGCCGTTCCGGCACCGGTGTCTCTGCTCGGAATTTTAGAGCGATACGTGCAGCAGTTGCGCGATTATGGCATCGGGCGATGGAGCGATCCCGCCTACCACGATCAGGTCGCTCAGCAGATTCCCGACACCTTGGAATGTTTGATTGCCTCCGGTTTGTTGGATGAAGTGAAGGTCGTCGATCGCAGCGGGGCAGATGTCGCTCACAAGCACCTCAATCCGACGGACGCAACAAGGAATGCAACGGAATTGCGCCGACTAGCCGAGAGCAAGCTGGCGGCCGGCTCCATAACCGAAGAACAGCGTGAGCTTGGGAAGCAGTCACTGACGGACATTGCCCAATACCTGACCACGTTGGAACATCCCGATCACAACGTTGTTGACCTGACACGCCGAGCGGAGACGTTGTTTCTCAACGTAAGGAATTGA
- a CDS encoding sterol carrier family protein — translation MAVIREQDLGKGRDAWHAWREAAEAVIGGISGEQARAGRLGVTPALPRPIMAMAVRYTLHLLERKAPGPGVEVRVAPWGAIKILDGPASDPHNLTPPDVIELDPDVWLRLAAGITTWSEEKQAGHISAVGERDDLSDLLPL, via the coding sequence ATGGCAGTGATACGCGAACAAGATCTCGGCAAAGGACGCGACGCATGGCACGCGTGGCGCGAGGCGGCTGAAGCGGTAATTGGCGGGATATCCGGAGAACAGGCGCGGGCTGGGCGGCTGGGCGTGACGCCGGCATTGCCGCGGCCGATTATGGCGATGGCGGTGCGATACACCCTGCATCTGCTGGAACGCAAAGCGCCCGGGCCCGGCGTGGAAGTTCGCGTGGCCCCATGGGGCGCGATCAAAATCCTGGACGGCCCGGCCTCCGACCCGCACAACCTCACACCGCCGGACGTCATCGAACTGGATCCGGACGTGTGGCTGCGACTGGCCGCCGGCATCACCACCTGGAGCGAGGAGAAACAGGCCGGCCATATCAGCGCGGTCGGCGAGCGCGACGACCTCAGCGACCTGCTCCCCCTATAA
- a CDS encoding DUF3073 domain-containing protein: MGRGRQKAKQQKIARKLKYLTTDTDYDELAKELSEQEPGVGSTDPFADIDDQYADVAVDESADAEPVEDAPEAPVAVGDDLDEYAKWAAEAAAKATSGEMPEVKAKAVPKPRPIPMPMPSALKAKK, translated from the coding sequence ATGGGCCGCGGACGTCAGAAAGCCAAGCAACAGAAGATTGCTCGTAAGCTCAAGTATCTGACTACCGACACTGATTACGACGAGCTTGCCAAGGAGCTGAGCGAACAGGAGCCGGGCGTCGGCTCCACCGATCCGTTCGCCGATATCGACGATCAGTATGCCGACGTCGCGGTGGATGAGTCCGCCGACGCCGAGCCGGTCGAGGATGCTCCTGAGGCACCGGTTGCCGTCGGGGATGATCTTGACGAATACGCCAAGTGGGCCGCCGAAGCCGCCGCCAAGGCGACCAGCGGCGAAATGCCCGAGGTGAAGGCGAAGGCCGTTCCCAAGCCGCGCCCGATCCCGATGCCCATGCCCAGCGCCCTCAAAGCCAAGAAGTAA
- the trpS gene encoding tryptophan--tRNA ligase produces MTDETQDIQLTAAGNEMSASFLAAKKRSDATLAKLEAEPGKFTMLTGDRPTGRLHLGHYFGSIQQRVAMQNKGVHSNIIIADYQVITDRDTTEHIQDNVLNLVLDYMAAGIDPKQTMIYAHSAVPAENQLMLPFLSLVTESELHRNPTVKAEMEASGHALTGLLLTYPVHQACDILFCKANVVPIGKDNLPHIEITRTIARRFNERYAKKNPVFPEPAAILSEAPEIPGLDGRKMSKSYGNSIMLGATAEETAKLIKKSPTDSERTITFDPTGRPQVSALLTTAGLVTGRDPKEIADEIGAAGAGALKAYVTESVNEFLAPHRERRAELAKDMDYIRDVLANGNKRANEVAEATLDEVREAMGMKY; encoded by the coding sequence ATGACGGACGAGACTCAGGACATCCAGCTGACCGCCGCAGGCAACGAGATGAGCGCCAGCTTCCTGGCGGCGAAGAAGCGTTCCGACGCCACGCTGGCCAAGCTGGAGGCCGAACCCGGCAAATTCACCATGCTCACCGGCGACCGCCCGACCGGACGCCTGCACCTCGGCCACTATTTCGGCTCCATCCAGCAGCGCGTGGCCATGCAGAACAAGGGCGTGCACTCCAACATCATCATCGCGGACTACCAGGTGATCACCGACCGCGACACCACCGAACACATCCAAGACAACGTGCTCAATCTGGTGCTCGACTACATGGCCGCCGGCATCGACCCCAAGCAGACCATGATCTACGCGCACTCCGCCGTGCCGGCCGAGAACCAGCTCATGCTGCCGTTCCTTTCGCTGGTCACCGAATCCGAACTGCACCGCAATCCGACCGTGAAGGCCGAGATGGAGGCCTCCGGCCATGCGCTGACCGGCCTGCTGCTCACCTATCCGGTGCATCAGGCGTGCGACATCCTCTTCTGCAAGGCGAACGTGGTGCCGATCGGCAAAGACAATCTGCCGCATATCGAAATCACGCGCACCATCGCCCGCCGTTTCAACGAGCGCTACGCGAAGAAGAACCCCGTGTTCCCGGAGCCGGCGGCGATTCTGTCCGAAGCGCCGGAAATCCCCGGCCTTGACGGACGCAAGATGAGCAAATCCTACGGCAACTCCATCATGCTGGGCGCCACCGCCGAAGAGACGGCCAAGCTCATCAAGAAGAGCCCCACCGATTCCGAGCGCACCATCACCTTCGATCCGACGGGCCGTCCGCAGGTCTCCGCCCTGCTCACCACGGCGGGACTGGTCACCGGCCGCGACCCCAAGGAGATCGCCGACGAGATCGGCGCGGCGGGCGCTGGCGCGCTCAAGGCGTACGTGACCGAATCCGTGAACGAGTTCCTCGCCCCGCATCGCGAGCGCCGCGCCGAGCTCGCCAAGGACATGGACTACATCCGCGACGTGCTCGCGAACGGCAACAAGCGCGCCAACGAGGTGGCCGAAGCCACGCTCGACGAGGTGCGCGAAGCCATGGGCATGAAGTACTGA